One Parageobacillus sp. KH3-4 genomic region harbors:
- the rimI gene encoding ribosomal protein S18-alanine N-acetyltransferase, with amino-acid sequence MGMKIQFRSMTLNDIDAVLQVEHASFTVPWSRESFYHELVYNRYAKYIVMEHNGRIIGYAGMWVVIDEAHITNVAVLPEYRGKKLGEALMRKLMETAKQLGAVTMTLEVRVSNHVAQSLYRKLGFLNGGIRRQYYPDNLEDALVMWVKLA; translated from the coding sequence ATGGGGATGAAAATTCAGTTTCGCTCAATGACCTTAAATGATATTGATGCAGTGTTGCAAGTGGAGCATGCCTCTTTTACGGTCCCTTGGAGCAGAGAATCGTTTTATCATGAACTTGTTTATAATCGTTATGCTAAATATATCGTCATGGAACATAATGGCCGCATCATCGGCTATGCGGGAATGTGGGTCGTGATTGATGAAGCACATATTACAAATGTAGCTGTATTGCCTGAATATCGTGGCAAAAAATTAGGGGAAGCGCTAATGCGCAAATTGATGGAAACGGCGAAACAACTCGGCGCCGTTACGATGACGTTAGAAGTTCGGGTTTCTAACCATGTGGCCCAATCTTTATATCGAAAATTGGGGTTTCTTAATGGCGGAATCCGCAGACAATATTATCCGGACAATTTAGAAGATGCTCTTGTAATGTGGGTGAAATTAGCATGA
- the tatC gene encoding twin-arginine translocase subunit TatC, whose amino-acid sequence MDDKEMSVYEHLGELRKRLIIVVVFFIIALVASFFFVEPVILYLQQTDEAKELTMNAFRLTDPIKIYFQFAFVIAFILTAPVLLYQIWAFVSPGLYEKERRVTLSYIPISIFLFLAGVSFAYFVLFPFVVRFMKNLAERLGIHQVIGVNEYFQFLLHLVLPFGIVFQLPVVVMFLTRLGLITPMLLVKVRKYAYLALLILAAVITPPDVLSQVIVMIPLSILYEISIWISKMAYRKVLLAQKEQENLP is encoded by the coding sequence ATGGACGATAAAGAAATGTCGGTGTATGAACACCTAGGAGAATTGCGAAAACGGCTTATTATCGTTGTTGTGTTTTTTATCATCGCGCTTGTCGCCAGCTTTTTTTTCGTGGAGCCCGTCATTTTGTATTTGCAGCAGACGGATGAAGCGAAAGAATTGACGATGAACGCCTTTCGTCTGACAGACCCGATAAAAATTTATTTTCAATTTGCGTTTGTCATTGCGTTTATTCTGACCGCCCCGGTTCTCCTTTATCAAATTTGGGCGTTTGTCAGTCCCGGGCTGTATGAAAAAGAACGAAGAGTTACGTTAAGTTACATCCCGATTTCGATTTTTCTCTTTTTAGCCGGCGTTAGCTTTGCGTATTTCGTCCTATTTCCTTTTGTTGTTCGCTTTATGAAAAATTTGGCAGAACGTCTTGGCATTCATCAAGTTATCGGTGTTAATGAATATTTTCAATTTTTACTTCATCTTGTCTTACCGTTTGGGATCGTATTTCAGCTACCGGTCGTTGTGATGTTTTTAACAAGGCTTGGCTTGATTACACCGATGTTGTTAGTGAAGGTGCGCAAATATGCATATTTAGCCTTATTGATTTTGGCGGCGGTTATTACGCCGCCGGACGTGCTGTCACAAGTCATTGTCATGATTCCGCTTTCGATTTTATATGAAATTAGCATTTGGATTTCGAAAATGGCTTATCGAAAAGTGTTATTGGCGCAGAAGGAACAAGAAAACCTCCCGTGA
- the groL gene encoding chaperonin GroEL (60 kDa chaperone family; promotes refolding of misfolded polypeptides especially under stressful conditions; forms two stacked rings of heptamers to form a barrel-shaped 14mer; ends can be capped by GroES; misfolded proteins enter the barrel where they are refolded when GroES binds), producing the protein MAKEIKFSEEARRAMLRGVDKLADAVKVTLGPKGRNVVLEKKFGSPLITNDGVTIAKEIELEDPFENMGAKLVAEVASKTNDVAGDGTTTATVLAQAMIREGLKNVTAGANPMGIRKGIEKAVAVAVEELKAISKPIQGKESIAQVAAISAADEEVGQLIAEAMERVGNDGVITLEESKGFTTELDVVEGMQFDRGYASPYMITDTEKMEAVLENPYILITDKKISNIQDLLPILEQVVQQGKPLLIIAEDVEGEALATLVVNKLRGTFTAVAVKAPGFGDRRKAMLEDIAILTGGEVISEELGRELKSTTIASLGRASKVVVTKENTTIVEGAGDSDRIKARINQIRAQLEETTSEFDREKLQERLAKLAGGVAVIKVGAATETELKERKLRIEDALNSTRAAVEEGIVAGGGTALMNVYSKVAAIEAEGDEATGVKIVLRAIEEPVRQIAQNAGLEGSVIVERLKTEKPGIGFNAATGEWVNMIEAGIVDPTKVTRSALQNAASVAAMFLTTEAVVADKPEENKGGNNGMPDMGGMM; encoded by the coding sequence ATGGCAAAAGAAATTAAATTCAGCGAAGAAGCTCGTCGCGCGATGTTGCGCGGTGTGGACAAACTAGCTGATGCAGTAAAAGTAACGTTAGGTCCAAAAGGCCGTAACGTTGTGTTAGAGAAAAAATTCGGTTCTCCATTAATCACTAACGACGGTGTAACAATCGCGAAAGAAATCGAATTAGAAGACCCATTTGAAAACATGGGTGCGAAGCTTGTTGCTGAAGTTGCAAGCAAAACGAACGATGTTGCTGGGGACGGTACAACAACAGCGACAGTTCTTGCGCAAGCAATGATTCGCGAAGGATTGAAAAACGTTACAGCTGGCGCAAACCCAATGGGAATCCGCAAAGGTATTGAAAAAGCAGTTGCTGTAGCGGTAGAAGAATTAAAAGCAATCTCCAAACCAATCCAAGGAAAAGAATCGATCGCGCAAGTTGCGGCTATTTCTGCGGCTGACGAAGAAGTTGGTCAATTAATCGCAGAAGCAATGGAACGCGTCGGCAACGACGGTGTTATCACATTAGAAGAATCGAAAGGTTTCACAACAGAATTAGATGTTGTCGAAGGTATGCAATTTGACCGCGGTTATGCGTCTCCATACATGATCACAGATACGGAAAAAATGGAAGCAGTGCTTGAAAATCCATATATCTTAATCACTGACAAAAAAATCTCGAACATTCAAGACCTCTTGCCTATCTTAGAACAAGTGGTTCAACAAGGCAAACCATTGTTAATCATCGCGGAAGACGTCGAAGGCGAAGCGCTTGCGACATTAGTTGTAAACAAACTTCGCGGTACATTCACTGCGGTAGCGGTAAAAGCGCCTGGCTTCGGTGATCGCCGTAAAGCAATGTTGGAAGACATCGCGATCTTAACTGGCGGTGAAGTCATCTCCGAAGAACTAGGACGCGAATTAAAATCGACAACAATCGCATCGCTTGGCCGCGCTTCGAAAGTTGTTGTAACGAAAGAAAATACGACAATCGTAGAAGGCGCTGGCGATTCTGACCGCATTAAAGCTCGCATCAACCAAATCCGTGCGCAATTAGAAGAAACTACTTCTGAATTTGACCGCGAAAAATTACAAGAACGTCTAGCAAAACTAGCTGGCGGTGTAGCGGTCATCAAAGTTGGTGCGGCGACAGAAACAGAATTGAAAGAACGCAAATTGCGCATTGAAGACGCGCTCAACTCTACTCGTGCGGCTGTCGAAGAAGGTATTGTAGCCGGCGGTGGTACGGCATTAATGAACGTATATAGCAAAGTTGCTGCGATTGAAGCAGAAGGCGACGAAGCAACTGGTGTGAAAATCGTTCTTCGCGCAATCGAAGAACCAGTTCGCCAAATCGCGCAAAACGCTGGTTTGGAAGGATCTGTCATTGTTGAACGCTTAAAAACAGAAAAACCTGGCATCGGCTTCAACGCTGCTACTGGCGAATGGGTAAACATGATCGAAGCTGGTATCGTTGACCCAACAAAAGTAACTCGTTCCGCTCTGCAAAACGCAGCTTCTGTTGCCGCTATGTTCTTAACAACTGAAGCAGTTGTCGCTGACAAACCAGAAGAAAACAAAGGCGGCAACAACGGAATGCCTGACATGGGCGGGATGATGTAA
- a CDS encoding redox-sensing transcriptional repressor Rex: MSNEQPKIPQATAKRLPLYYRFLKNLHASGKQRVSSAELSEAVKVDSATIRRDFSYFGALGKKGYGYNVNYLLSFFRKTLDQDEITEVALFGVGNLGTAFLNYNFSKNNNTKIVMAFDVDEKKIGKEVGGVPVYHLDELETRLHEGIPVAILTVPAHVAQWITDRLVQKGIKGILNFTPARLNVPKHIRVHHIDLAVELQSLVYFLKNYPAE; the protein is encoded by the coding sequence ATGAGCAATGAACAACCAAAAATTCCGCAAGCAACTGCAAAACGTTTGCCATTGTATTACCGCTTTTTAAAAAATTTACATGCTTCAGGAAAACAACGGGTTTCTTCCGCGGAGTTGAGTGAGGCAGTGAAGGTCGACTCTGCGACAATTCGCCGCGATTTTTCTTATTTCGGTGCGCTTGGCAAAAAAGGATACGGATATAATGTCAATTATTTATTGTCTTTTTTTCGCAAGACGCTTGATCAAGATGAGATTACCGAAGTGGCGCTATTCGGCGTTGGAAACTTAGGGACGGCGTTTTTAAATTATAATTTTTCGAAAAACAACAACACAAAAATTGTGATGGCATTTGACGTAGATGAAAAGAAAATAGGGAAAGAAGTTGGCGGTGTGCCTGTATATCATTTGGACGAGCTGGAAACCCGTCTTCACGAGGGCATTCCTGTCGCGATTTTGACTGTTCCGGCCCACGTAGCGCAATGGATTACCGATCGTCTTGTTCAAAAAGGAATTAAAGGAATTTTAAACTTTACGCCAGCCCGTTTGAACGTGCCGAAGCATATTCGCGTCCACCATATTGATTTGGCGGTTGAACTGCAATCGCTAGTCTATTTCTTGAAAAATTATCCAGCCGAATAA
- a CDS encoding tyrosine-type recombinase/integrase encodes MLLKFAYQDFLDDRRFKNTTKTNIKNYEMTLGKFVDYCIENEVVNAEDITYSHVRQYLLKCQEKGDKAGTINTKLLRIRAFLNYLVECGVIKTNPAKKIKPQKEDVKIEVFSDEQINQMLNFYRRIRRREKSYVAYRDYMIIVTILGTGIRRGEIINPQWSDIDFVNKSISVFGKSRRKETIPITDKLAKELAAYQTFCKQYWGNLSDYVFVKRDNTQMTDNSLMLVFKYLGQKMNFKDIRVSAHTFRHTFCHRLAMSGMSAFAIQKLMRHRNIAVTMKYVAMWGNELREQNDKYNPLNSLDI; translated from the coding sequence TTGTTGTTAAAATTCGCTTATCAAGACTTTTTGGATGACAGACGCTTCAAGAACACGACTAAAACGAATATCAAAAATTATGAAATGACTTTAGGGAAATTTGTGGACTATTGCATTGAGAACGAAGTGGTAAACGCTGAGGATATTACTTACAGTCATGTGAGGCAATATCTTTTAAAATGTCAAGAAAAAGGTGATAAAGCTGGAACCATCAACACCAAATTGCTGAGGATTCGAGCATTTTTGAATTATTTAGTTGAATGTGGAGTCATTAAAACTAACCCTGCCAAGAAAATTAAACCACAAAAAGAAGACGTTAAGATTGAGGTTTTCAGCGATGAACAAATTAATCAAATGTTAAACTTTTACAGGCGTATCAGACGGCGAGAAAAAAGTTATGTTGCTTATCGAGATTACATGATTATTGTAACAATTCTTGGCACAGGGATAAGACGAGGTGAAATTATCAACCCTCAATGGTCTGACATTGATTTTGTAAATAAATCAATATCGGTGTTCGGAAAGAGCAGAAGAAAGGAAACTATTCCTATTACAGATAAGTTGGCAAAAGAACTGGCGGCATATCAAACCTTCTGTAAACAATATTGGGGAAATTTAAGCGATTATGTTTTTGTGAAACGGGATAACACTCAAATGACTGATAATTCATTGATGTTAGTTTTCAAATATCTGGGGCAAAAAATGAATTTTAAAGATATACGGGTTTCCGCTCACACATTCCGCCACACTTTTTGCCATCGTCTTGCCATGTCTGGTATGAGTGCCTTTGCAATTCAAAAGCTTATGCGACACCGAAATATTGCGGTTACTATGAAGTATGTTGCAATGTGGGGCAACGAATTGCGAGAGCAAAATGATAAGTATAATCCGCTAAATTCATTAGATATTTAA
- a CDS encoding YdiK family protein, which yields MMKGSPLQFALFYFLMGILFTYLSIQSADETIWNFFTIVLAILATLDFGTAIRLLVLYFKK from the coding sequence ATGATGAAAGGGTCACCATTGCAATTCGCGCTTTTCTATTTCCTTATGGGCATACTATTTACTTACTTGTCGATTCAAAGCGCCGATGAAACCATTTGGAATTTTTTCACGATCGTTCTTGCAATACTGGCTACGCTCGATTTTGGCACCGCAATTCGCTTATTGGTGCTCTACTTTAAAAAATAA
- a CDS encoding HNH endonuclease — protein sequence MPPTQYSYDPSLLNKSDIEVRVKLPSKKRIKYKVSYEQAVLMVEEGVAGIVHETLIHKLYDKQTFRQMILERDNYTCQYCGEYGDTIDHIIPKSKGGISSFKNCICACKRCNTKKGDLSPEEYLYYYEPIAGRGMLQNQQLEQKIHYIQQLLETINEQTIYDQYRVRKTKAEQILQKIEQLERRIKQIKENIEEVCGLKIAP from the coding sequence ATGCCACCTACACAATATTCTTATGACCCAAGTTTATTAAATAAGTCAGATATCGAAGTTCGTGTTAAATTGCCATCAAAGAAAAGGATTAAATACAAAGTTTCATATGAACAAGCAGTATTAATGGTAGAAGAGGGTGTAGCAGGAATAGTTCATGAAACCCTTATCCATAAGTTATATGACAAACAGACATTTCGCCAAATGATTCTTGAAAGAGATAATTATACTTGTCAATATTGTGGAGAGTACGGAGACACTATCGACCATATTATCCCTAAATCAAAAGGTGGCATATCGAGTTTTAAAAATTGTATTTGTGCTTGCAAAAGATGTAATACAAAGAAAGGCGACCTTTCCCCAGAGGAATACCTTTATTATTACGAACCAATAGCGGGGAGAGGGATGCTGCAAAATCAACAATTAGAGCAAAAAATACATTATATCCAACAGCTATTAGAAACAATAAATGAGCAAACTATTTACGACCAATATCGGGTTAGAAAGACTAAGGCAGAGCAAATTCTTCAGAAGATTGAACAATTAGAACGTAGAATAAAACAGATAAAAGAAAACATAGAGGAGGTTTGTGGTTTAAAAATTGCTCCTTAG
- the tsaD gene encoding tRNA (adenosine(37)-N6)-threonylcarbamoyltransferase complex transferase subunit TsaD, with product MNHDIYVLGIETSCDETAAAVVKNGTEILSNIVASQMESHKRFGGVVPEIASRHHVEQITVVIEEAMNEAGISFQQLSAIAVTQGPGLVGALLIGVNAAKALAFAYGLPLVGVHHIAGHIYANRLVADMKFPLLSLVVSGGHTELVYMEEHGKFQVIGETRDDAAGEAYDKVARALNLPYPGGPHIDRLAHEGKVTIDLPRAWLEEGSYDFSFSGLKSAVLNTLHNAKQRGEHVDPKNMAASFQASVIDVLVTKTVNAAKEYNVRQVLLAGGVAANRGLRAELARKMAELDDIELVIPPLSLCTDNAAMIAAAGTVLFEQGKRADMALNADPSLELA from the coding sequence ATGAATCATGACATATATGTACTTGGAATTGAAACGAGCTGCGATGAAACTGCAGCGGCAGTAGTGAAAAATGGGACAGAAATTTTGTCCAACATCGTCGCTTCACAAATGGAAAGCCATAAGCGCTTTGGCGGAGTCGTTCCAGAAATCGCCTCGCGCCACCATGTCGAGCAGATTACGGTCGTTATTGAAGAAGCGATGAATGAGGCTGGCATTTCATTTCAACAGTTGAGCGCTATTGCGGTAACGCAAGGCCCGGGATTAGTTGGCGCGCTTTTAATTGGTGTGAACGCGGCGAAAGCGTTAGCATTTGCCTATGGTCTTCCTCTTGTAGGCGTACATCATATCGCCGGACATATTTACGCGAATCGCCTTGTCGCGGACATGAAGTTTCCGTTATTGTCGCTCGTCGTTTCTGGCGGACATACGGAACTTGTGTACATGGAGGAGCATGGCAAGTTTCAAGTTATCGGTGAAACTCGTGATGATGCAGCGGGAGAAGCGTATGACAAAGTGGCGAGGGCGCTAAACCTCCCTTATCCAGGCGGACCGCATATCGACCGTCTGGCACATGAAGGGAAGGTGACGATTGATTTGCCACGGGCATGGCTGGAGGAAGGGTCGTATGACTTTAGTTTCAGCGGATTGAAATCAGCGGTATTAAACACGCTCCATAATGCGAAGCAACGCGGGGAACATGTCGATCCGAAAAATATGGCAGCCAGCTTTCAAGCGAGCGTCATTGACGTGCTTGTGACCAAAACTGTCAATGCGGCAAAAGAATATAATGTGCGTCAAGTGCTGCTTGCGGGTGGAGTCGCAGCAAATAGAGGCTTGCGAGCGGAGTTGGCGCGAAAAATGGCCGAATTGGACGATATCGAGTTAGTCATTCCGCCATTATCGCTCTGTACCGACAATGCAGCGATGATTGCAGCGGCAGGAACCGTTTTGTTTGAACAAGGAAAGCGCGCTGATATGGCATTAAATGCCGATCCAAGTTTAGAATTAGCATAA
- a CDS encoding type II CAAX endopeptidase family protein: MKRRYWYVIITYVIMQLSGLVGVPLLHFLGVGKHAKNDFVAAEIASGYWAVISFSIAFLLILFFLREDIKQRHTRYGVPLSTAWMWAVGGFFLSLFAQSIAANIEWRLLGIEPGSENTKRIVDIIQVTPLLMVVTSIIGPILEEIIFRKIIFGTLYQKYNFFISALVSSLLFAIVHMELEHLLLYATMGFTFAFLYAKTKRIFVPIFAHVTMNTFVVFVQTIFADDIEKMMRQTEHIQFIIWRLLV, translated from the coding sequence TTGAAACGGCGCTATTGGTATGTCATTATTACGTACGTCATCATGCAGCTATCAGGTCTCGTAGGAGTCCCGTTGTTGCATTTTCTCGGTGTCGGAAAACATGCAAAAAATGACTTTGTCGCGGCGGAGATCGCCTCTGGCTATTGGGCAGTGATCAGCTTTTCCATTGCTTTTCTCCTCATCCTCTTTTTCTTGCGCGAGGATATAAAACAGCGGCACACCCGTTATGGTGTTCCGTTATCAACAGCATGGATGTGGGCTGTCGGCGGCTTCTTTTTGTCGTTGTTCGCTCAAAGCATTGCCGCCAATATTGAATGGCGCTTGCTCGGTATCGAGCCTGGTTCAGAAAATACAAAACGAATTGTCGATATCATTCAGGTCACACCATTATTGATGGTTGTCACTTCCATCATTGGGCCAATTTTAGAAGAAATTATTTTCCGCAAAATTATTTTCGGAACGCTATATCAAAAATATAACTTTTTCATTTCCGCGCTAGTTAGTTCGCTTTTATTTGCCATCGTCCATATGGAACTTGAACATCTGCTATTGTATGCGACAATGGGATTCACTTTCGCGTTTCTCTACGCGAAGACAAAACGCATTTTCGTTCCGATTTTTGCCCATGTCACCATGAATACGTTCGTCGTATTCGTACAGACGATATTTGCCGATGATATTGAAAAAATGATGCGGCAAACAGAACATATACAATTCATTATTTGGAGGCTTTTAGTATGA
- the tatA gene encoding twin-arginine translocase TatA/TatE family subunit, whose protein sequence is MKYLLIVLVILLLFGTKKLPELGKSLGQSLREFKDATKGLADEDEKKQDQL, encoded by the coding sequence GTGAAATATTTGTTAATTGTGCTTGTTATTTTATTATTGTTTGGAACAAAAAAACTCCCGGAGTTGGGCAAGTCGCTCGGCCAATCGCTGCGTGAGTTTAAAGATGCGACAAAAGGGCTGGCGGATGAGGATGAAAAAAAACAAGATCAATTATGA
- the groES gene encoding co-chaperone GroES has translation MLKPLGDRVVIEIVETEEKTASGIVLPDTAKEKPQEGKVVAVGKGRVLDNGQRVAPEVEVGDRIIFSKYAGTEVKYDGKEYLILRESDILAVIG, from the coding sequence GTGTTAAAGCCATTAGGTGATCGCGTTGTCATTGAAATCGTTGAAACGGAAGAAAAAACTGCAAGCGGTATCGTATTGCCAGATACTGCGAAAGAAAAACCACAAGAAGGTAAAGTTGTTGCCGTTGGAAAAGGACGCGTGCTTGACAACGGTCAACGTGTAGCTCCAGAAGTGGAAGTTGGCGATCGCATTATCTTTTCGAAATATGCGGGTACAGAAGTGAAATATGACGGCAAAGAATACTTAATTTTGCGTGAAAGCGATATTTTGGCTGTTATTGGTTAA
- the moaC gene encoding cyclic pyranopterin monophosphate synthase MoaC has translation MTTFTHFNEQGRAKMVDITEKEDTVRVAVARTSVTVNKEIYEKMTNHAIEKGDVLAVAQIAGVMAAKKTPDLIPMCHPLMLKGVDIQFAWHVEEEKALYELVITVTVKTKGSTGVEMEALTAASVCALTVYDMCKALDKGMVIGPTYLVEKKGGKSGHYQREKSHAGGFVNEQ, from the coding sequence TTGACAACATTTACGCATTTTAATGAGCAAGGTCGCGCAAAAATGGTCGATATTACAGAAAAGGAAGACACAGTTCGTGTAGCAGTGGCGCGGACGAGCGTGACCGTCAATAAAGAAATTTACGAAAAAATGACGAACCACGCTATTGAAAAAGGGGATGTGCTTGCTGTTGCGCAAATAGCTGGCGTTATGGCGGCAAAAAAGACGCCGGATTTAATTCCGATGTGCCATCCTCTTATGTTAAAAGGAGTCGACATCCAGTTTGCTTGGCATGTCGAGGAAGAAAAAGCGTTATATGAGCTGGTGATTACCGTAACAGTCAAAACGAAAGGAAGTACAGGAGTAGAGATGGAAGCGCTAACGGCTGCTTCTGTTTGTGCACTGACGGTTTATGATATGTGTAAGGCGTTAGATAAAGGAATGGTCATTGGTCCAACCTATTTAGTGGAAAAAAAAGGTGGGAAATCAGGCCATTATCAACGAGAAAAAAGTCATGCTGGGGGATTTGTGAATGAGCAATGA
- a CDS encoding ABC-F family ATP-binding cassette domain-containing protein, whose amino-acid sequence MIILQVNQLTKYFGADLILSNIKLEIQSKDRIALVGRNGAGKSTLLKIIAGEMSYDSGEIIKPKEVSIGYLAQDSGLHSSLSIWEEMMTVFAPLKAMETQLREMERQMGDPDLLADSSRYEKLLKDYDALQEHYKEQGGYQYEANIRSVLHGLQFSQYDYMTTPVQSLSGGQRTRLALGKLLLMKPDLLILDEPTNHLDLETLTWLEQYLQTYPGAILVVSHDRYFLDKVATQVYELSRTTLKRYTGNYSRYLEQKAAEYERERKLYEKQQEEIAKLQDFIQRNIARASTTRRAQSRRKQLEKMKIIEKPIGDEKSASFSFDIERQSGNDVLIAEDVAVGYDMDKPLIRNIRFRIARGESIALVGPNGIGKSTLLKAIVNKLPLQAGRFRYGSNVQIGYYDQNQADLSSNKRVLDELWDAYPEKTEREIRTVLGNFLFSGDDVLKPVSALSGGEKARLALAKLMMQKANFLILDEPTNHLDLDSKEVLENALIEYPGTILFVSHDRYFINRIATKIYELSSDGITEYLGDYDYYIAKKAEMLELQRLASEKRTDRSYEESSSKLSYEQEKEAKKLERQRKRRIEEIETEISELEQQIAHIDEQLCDPNIYQDHEKVQQLTKENEEMKDKLEKLLEEWETLHTLE is encoded by the coding sequence ATGATTATCTTACAAGTCAATCAATTGACAAAATATTTCGGTGCTGACCTTATTTTATCGAATATAAAATTAGAAATACAATCAAAAGACCGAATTGCTCTCGTCGGAAGAAACGGGGCGGGAAAATCGACATTATTAAAAATTATCGCCGGCGAAATGTCTTACGACAGCGGGGAAATCATCAAACCGAAGGAAGTATCGATCGGATATCTCGCGCAAGATAGCGGGCTGCACTCCTCTTTATCGATTTGGGAAGAAATGATGACGGTATTCGCTCCGCTGAAAGCAATGGAAACTCAATTGCGCGAGATGGAGCGGCAAATGGGTGATCCTGACTTGCTCGCCGATTCTTCTCGCTACGAAAAGCTGTTAAAAGATTACGATGCATTACAAGAGCACTATAAAGAACAAGGCGGCTATCAATACGAAGCCAATATCCGCTCGGTGTTGCACGGTTTACAATTTTCGCAATATGATTATATGACAACTCCTGTTCAATCATTAAGCGGCGGGCAGCGGACTCGGCTGGCGCTTGGAAAATTGCTTTTAATGAAGCCGGATTTGCTTATTTTGGACGAACCGACAAACCATTTAGATCTCGAGACATTAACATGGCTCGAACAATATTTGCAAACATATCCTGGCGCCATTCTCGTCGTATCCCACGACCGTTACTTTCTCGATAAAGTCGCCACCCAAGTATACGAGCTATCGCGTACCACATTGAAACGGTACACGGGAAATTATAGCCGTTACTTAGAACAAAAAGCGGCCGAATACGAACGGGAGCGAAAACTGTACGAAAAACAGCAAGAAGAAATCGCAAAGCTTCAAGACTTTATTCAACGTAATATTGCCCGTGCCTCTACAACGAGACGCGCCCAAAGCCGGCGAAAGCAGTTGGAAAAAATGAAAATAATAGAAAAGCCGATAGGTGATGAAAAATCTGCTTCCTTTTCTTTCGATATTGAACGGCAAAGCGGAAATGACGTGCTGATCGCCGAAGACGTCGCGGTCGGGTATGATATGGACAAACCGCTCATCCGCAACATTCGCTTCCGCATCGCACGCGGCGAAAGCATCGCGCTTGTCGGACCGAACGGAATCGGAAAGTCAACGCTGCTAAAAGCGATCGTAAACAAACTTCCGCTACAAGCAGGGCGTTTCCGCTACGGTTCGAACGTGCAAATCGGCTATTACGACCAAAATCAAGCAGATTTGTCGTCCAATAAGCGCGTTTTAGACGAACTTTGGGATGCATATCCCGAAAAAACGGAAAGAGAAATTCGGACAGTACTTGGTAATTTTTTATTTTCCGGCGACGACGTGCTGAAACCTGTATCGGCGCTAAGCGGCGGCGAAAAAGCAAGGCTGGCGCTTGCCAAATTAATGATGCAAAAAGCGAATTTCCTTATTCTCGACGAACCGACAAACCATCTTGATTTAGACAGCAAAGAAGTGCTCGAAAACGCCTTAATCGAATATCCCGGAACTATTTTATTTGTTTCGCACGACCGCTATTTTATTAACCGAATCGCCACGAAAATATATGAACTTTCTAGCGACGGGATTACCGAGTATTTAGGAGACTATGACTACTATATCGCAAAAAAAGCGGAAATGCTTGAGCTACAGCGCCTCGCTTCCGAGAAACGAACAGACCGCTCTTATGAAGAATCATCATCGAAACTTAGCTACGAACAGGAAAAAGAGGCGAAAAAACTAGAACGGCAGCGCAAACGGCGCATTGAAGAGATTGAAACAGAAATTAGTGAATTAGAACAGCAAATCGCGCATATCGACGAGCAATTATGCGATCCGAACATTTACCAAGATCACGAAAAAGTACAACAATTAACAAAAGAGAATGAAGAAATGAAGGACAAATTAGAAAAATTACTGGAAGAATGGGAAACACTTCATACATTAGAATAA